Proteins from a single region of Urocitellus parryii isolate mUroPar1 chromosome 4, mUroPar1.hap1, whole genome shotgun sequence:
- the Cd72 gene encoding B-cell differentiation antigen CD72: MADAITYADLRFVKAPLKKIVSSQLGEDPEAYEDGELTYENVQVPSVPGGPSGLASSGLGDKSGFKSEQLTATWSSVTSPPVGRLLPCGYTCLRYLLFSLLLTCLLLGVAAICLGARYLQVSQKLQQVSSVLEDTNSSLQEQLHLRITQLEQKEENLQESKRKLAQSQEVLQVAQENRQAAEGKLKDCQLDKEKTQETLQREEDQRRALQERLHNIHNMQDTLKPFFTCSPQGDCCPVGWILKEYRCFYFSSTRQTWEDSQNYCKTLSSNLATFSRYDYSVSIPLPTEQRGIVR, from the exons ATGGCTGACGCTATCACCTATGCAGACCTGCGGTTCGTGAAGGCACCTCTGAAAAAGATTGTCTCCAGCCAGTTAGGAGAGG ACCCAGAGGCCTATGAGGATGGGGAACTCACCTATGAAAATGTCCAAGTGCCCTCAGTCCCAGGGGGGCCCTCCGGCTTGGCCTCCTCTGGGCTAGGGGACAAATCAG GTTTTAAGTCAGAGCAGCTAACTGCGACCTGGAGCTCCGTGACGTCGCCGCCTGTTGGAAGGCTTCTCCCCTGTGGGTATA CTTGCCTGCGATACCTCCTGTTCAGCTTGCTCCTCACCTGCCTGCTGTTAGGGGTGGCTGCCATCTGCCTGGGAGCCCGCT ATCTGCAGGTATCTCAGAAACTCCAGCAGGTGAGCAGTGTTCTGGAAGACACTAATAGCAGCCTTCAGGAACAGCTTCACCTAAGGATAACTCAGCTGGAGCAGAAGGAAGAGAATCTGCAAGAGTCCAAGAGAAAGCTGGCCCAGAGTCAGGAAGTGCTACAGGTGGCGCAGGAAAATCGCCAGGCTGCTGAGGGGAAGCTAAAGGACTGCCAGTTGGACAAGGAGAAGACCCAGGAGACTTTGCAAAGGGAGGAGGACCAGAGGAGGGCCTTGCAGGAGAGGCTACACAACATACACAACATGCAGGACACACTGAAACCCTTCTTTACATGCTCTCCACAAG GCGATTGCTGTCCAGTGGGATGGATACTAAAGGAATATCGCTGCTTTTACTTCTCATCTACTCGTCAAACTTGGGAGGACAGTCAAAACTATTGTAAAACTCTATCCTCCAACCTGGCCACATTCAGTAGATATGATTACTCAGTAAGCATACCCTTACCCACAGAACAAAGGGGCATTGTTAGATGA